One Prinia subflava isolate CZ2003 ecotype Zambia chromosome 8, Cam_Psub_1.2, whole genome shotgun sequence DNA window includes the following coding sequences:
- the LOC134553103 gene encoding neuferricin: MALLPSNPNRPLTVSLLRCHTAVKRALGPAVPRRRRSTCSAATLPCGEETVAQAPWCRGAMWRGAAAALLCLAAAWLLRRGFEPRARLLSAAELRRYRGAPGEPGLYLALLGRVFDVERGRKHYGPGGAYSGFAGRDATRAFASGDFTPAGLVDDVSGLSPPELLSIHSWLSFYSHHYEPVGKLVGRFYDENGAPTEALREAEAAIEEALKFQAESEQQKQQFPPCNSEWSAAKGTRFWCSRQSGGVHRAWAGVPRKLFSPGSRGSRCVCVRSSGPPWGQPHSSSDTGDLDNPHLQPYEGCPPLAEQCVLLTG, translated from the exons atggctctgctcccttccaacccgaaCCGCCCCCTGACTGTTTCACTGCTCCGCTGCCACACTGCCGTAAAGCGCGCCCTCGGGCCGGCCGTCCCGCGACGGCGGCGCTCGACGTGCTCGGCCGCCACACTGCCGTGCGGCGAGGAAACCGTCGCGCAAGCGCCGTGGTGTCGCGGCGCGATGTGGCGGGGCGCGGCCGcggctctgctgtgcctggccGCGGCCTGGCTCCTGCGCCGCGGGTTCGAGCCCCGCGCCCGCCTGCTCAGCGCCGCGGAGCTGCGCCGCTACCGCGGGGCGCCGGGCGAACCCGGGCTCTACCTCGCCCTGCTGGGACGGGTCTTCGATGTAGAGCGGGGCCGCAAGCACTATGGGCCCGGCGGCGCGTACAGCGGGTTCGCAG GCAGAGATGCCACCAGGGCGTTCGCCAGCGGCGACTTCACCCCGGCGGGGCTGGTGGACGACGTgtcggggctgtccccgccggagctgctctccatccaCAGCTGGCTGAGCTTCTACAGCCACCACTACGAGCCCGTGG GGAAGCTGGTGGGCAGATTCTACGATGAAAATGGGGCACCGACAGAAGCCCTGAGGGAGGCTGAGGCTGCCATTGAGGAAGCTCTCAAATTCCAGGCAGAAAgtgagcagcagaagcagcagttcCCACCCTGCAACTCTGAATGGAGCGCTGCTAAAGGCACCCGCTTCTGGTGCTCCAGACAAAG CGGGGGAGTGCACAGAGCCTGGGCCGGGGTCCCTCGGAAGCTGTTCAGCCCCGGCTCGCGGGGCAGCCGCTGCGTGTGTGTGAGGAGCTCGGGCccgccctggggacagccacacTCCTCCAGCGACACCGGCGACCTGGACAACCCCCACCTGCAGCCGTACGAGGGCTGCCCTCCCCTGGCCGAGCAGTGTGTGCTCCTCACGGGCTGA